A genomic stretch from Juglans microcarpa x Juglans regia isolate MS1-56 chromosome 3S, Jm3101_v1.0, whole genome shotgun sequence includes:
- the LOC121257951 gene encoding myb family transcription factor PHL8-like isoform X2 → MEYIKGRKELQVRQLVKGKVFYSYLIRGIETGLQIMQNQKMNLVLSTDAKPRLKWTAELHQRFVEAVEQLGGAEKATPKSLMRVMGIPGLTLYHLKSHLQKYRLGKSQQPESCSDNKEKDYGEIRIATDGHFSREVSDAAHNQINDSQIAQALQLQMEVHRKLHDQIEVQRHLQLRIEAQGKYLQSVLKKAQETLTGYNSSPQGLELAKAELSHLVSIVNTGCPSSSISELTETGDFSVKDIERKQIRGTICSMESSLTSSESSGRKEEKRSMKESGDPQKSNATTLELSLMDIHPGRTDTSNQASERKRSRGFISDGICVEQPVAKRSPTHRDKSGNPLRKSGLLEKLDLNSKYQHDIDSGPKTIDLNCKGLERCNGLES, encoded by the exons ATGGAATATATTAAAGGGAGAAAGGAGCTTCAAGTACGGCAGCTGGTTAAAGGGAAAG TCTTCTACTCATATCTCATCCGCGGAATAGAAACGGGACTGCAGATTATGCAAAATCAGAAAATGAATTTGGTTCTGTCAACAGATGCAAAGCCCAGATTAAAATGGACTGCAGAACTTCATCAGAGATTTGTTGAAGCAGTGGAACAACTTGGAGGGGCAGAAA AGGCAACACCGAAGAGCCTGATGAGAGTGATGGGAATTCCAGGATTGACGTTGTACCACCTGAAGAGTCATTTACAG AAATATAGGCTGGGGAAAAGCCAACAGCCAGAATCCTGCAGTGACAATAAGGAAAAGG ATTACGGAGAGATTCGGATCGCCACAGATGGGCATTTCAGTCGGGAAGTCAGTGATGCAGCCCACAATCAGATTAATGA CTCGCAGATTGCTCAAGCTCTCCAATTGCAAATGGAAGTCCATAGGAAACTGCATGACCAGATTGAG GTACAGAGACATTTGCAGCTGAGAATTGAAGCCCAAGGGAAGTACTTACAATCAGTTCTCAAGAAAGCCCAGGAAACACTTACTGGGTATAATTCTTCTCCTCAGGGGTTAGAACTAGCAAAAGCTGAACTGTCTCACTTAGTCTCAATTGTTAACACTGGTTGCCCGAGCTCTTCAATCTCAGAATTGACAGAAACAGGAGATTTTAGTGTTAAAGATATCGAGAGAAAACAAATTAGAGGCACAATATGTTCAATGGAAAGCTCCTTGACATCGTCCGAAAGCTCTgggagaaaggaagagaagcGATCAATGAAAGAGAGTGGTGACCCACAGAAGTCTAATGCAACTACTCTTGAACTATCGTTAATGGACATTCACCCAGGGAGAACTGATACAAGCAATCAAGCAAGTGAGAGGAAGAGAAGTAGAGGTTTCATTTCTGATGGTATTTGTGTAGAACAACCCGTTGCTAAAAGATCACCAACCCACAGAGACAAAAGTGGAAATCCTCTGAGAAAATCTGGATTATTGGAGAAACTAGATCTCAATAGCAAATATCAGCATGACATTGATTCAGGTCCAAAAACAATAGACTTGAACTGCAAGGGCCTAGAACGATGCAACGGCTTGGAATCTTGA
- the LOC121257951 gene encoding myb family transcription factor PHL8-like isoform X3 has protein sequence MQNQKMNLVLSTDAKPRLKWTAELHQRFVEAVEQLGGAEKATPKSLMRVMGIPGLTLYHLKSHLQKYRLGKSQQPESCSDNKEKDYGEIRIATDGHFSREVSDAAHNQINDSSQIAQALQLQMEVHRKLHDQIEVQRHLQLRIEAQGKYLQSVLKKAQETLTGYNSSPQGLELAKAELSHLVSIVNTGCPSSSISELTETGDFSVKDIERKQIRGTICSMESSLTSSESSGRKEEKRSMKESGDPQKSNATTLELSLMDIHPGRTDTSNQASERKRSRGFISDGICVEQPVAKRSPTHRDKSGNPLRKSGLLEKLDLNSKYQHDIDSGPKTIDLNCKGLERCNGLES, from the exons ATGCAAAATCAGAAAATGAATTTGGTTCTGTCAACAGATGCAAAGCCCAGATTAAAATGGACTGCAGAACTTCATCAGAGATTTGTTGAAGCAGTGGAACAACTTGGAGGGGCAGAAA AGGCAACACCGAAGAGCCTGATGAGAGTGATGGGAATTCCAGGATTGACGTTGTACCACCTGAAGAGTCATTTACAG AAATATAGGCTGGGGAAAAGCCAACAGCCAGAATCCTGCAGTGACAATAAGGAAAAGG ATTACGGAGAGATTCGGATCGCCACAGATGGGCATTTCAGTCGGGAAGTCAGTGATGCAGCCCACAATCAGATTAATGA CAGCTCGCAGATTGCTCAAGCTCTCCAATTGCAAATGGAAGTCCATAGGAAACTGCATGACCAGATTGAG GTACAGAGACATTTGCAGCTGAGAATTGAAGCCCAAGGGAAGTACTTACAATCAGTTCTCAAGAAAGCCCAGGAAACACTTACTGGGTATAATTCTTCTCCTCAGGGGTTAGAACTAGCAAAAGCTGAACTGTCTCACTTAGTCTCAATTGTTAACACTGGTTGCCCGAGCTCTTCAATCTCAGAATTGACAGAAACAGGAGATTTTAGTGTTAAAGATATCGAGAGAAAACAAATTAGAGGCACAATATGTTCAATGGAAAGCTCCTTGACATCGTCCGAAAGCTCTgggagaaaggaagagaagcGATCAATGAAAGAGAGTGGTGACCCACAGAAGTCTAATGCAACTACTCTTGAACTATCGTTAATGGACATTCACCCAGGGAGAACTGATACAAGCAATCAAGCAAGTGAGAGGAAGAGAAGTAGAGGTTTCATTTCTGATGGTATTTGTGTAGAACAACCCGTTGCTAAAAGATCACCAACCCACAGAGACAAAAGTGGAAATCCTCTGAGAAAATCTGGATTATTGGAGAAACTAGATCTCAATAGCAAATATCAGCATGACATTGATTCAGGTCCAAAAACAATAGACTTGAACTGCAAGGGCCTAGAACGATGCAACGGCTTGGAATCTTGA
- the LOC121257951 gene encoding myb family transcription factor PHL8-like isoform X1 produces MEYIKGRKELQVRQLVKGKVFYSYLIRGIETGLQIMQNQKMNLVLSTDAKPRLKWTAELHQRFVEAVEQLGGAEKATPKSLMRVMGIPGLTLYHLKSHLQKYRLGKSQQPESCSDNKEKDYGEIRIATDGHFSREVSDAAHNQINDSSQIAQALQLQMEVHRKLHDQIEVQRHLQLRIEAQGKYLQSVLKKAQETLTGYNSSPQGLELAKAELSHLVSIVNTGCPSSSISELTETGDFSVKDIERKQIRGTICSMESSLTSSESSGRKEEKRSMKESGDPQKSNATTLELSLMDIHPGRTDTSNQASERKRSRGFISDGICVEQPVAKRSPTHRDKSGNPLRKSGLLEKLDLNSKYQHDIDSGPKTIDLNCKGLERCNGLES; encoded by the exons ATGGAATATATTAAAGGGAGAAAGGAGCTTCAAGTACGGCAGCTGGTTAAAGGGAAAG TCTTCTACTCATATCTCATCCGCGGAATAGAAACGGGACTGCAGATTATGCAAAATCAGAAAATGAATTTGGTTCTGTCAACAGATGCAAAGCCCAGATTAAAATGGACTGCAGAACTTCATCAGAGATTTGTTGAAGCAGTGGAACAACTTGGAGGGGCAGAAA AGGCAACACCGAAGAGCCTGATGAGAGTGATGGGAATTCCAGGATTGACGTTGTACCACCTGAAGAGTCATTTACAG AAATATAGGCTGGGGAAAAGCCAACAGCCAGAATCCTGCAGTGACAATAAGGAAAAGG ATTACGGAGAGATTCGGATCGCCACAGATGGGCATTTCAGTCGGGAAGTCAGTGATGCAGCCCACAATCAGATTAATGA CAGCTCGCAGATTGCTCAAGCTCTCCAATTGCAAATGGAAGTCCATAGGAAACTGCATGACCAGATTGAG GTACAGAGACATTTGCAGCTGAGAATTGAAGCCCAAGGGAAGTACTTACAATCAGTTCTCAAGAAAGCCCAGGAAACACTTACTGGGTATAATTCTTCTCCTCAGGGGTTAGAACTAGCAAAAGCTGAACTGTCTCACTTAGTCTCAATTGTTAACACTGGTTGCCCGAGCTCTTCAATCTCAGAATTGACAGAAACAGGAGATTTTAGTGTTAAAGATATCGAGAGAAAACAAATTAGAGGCACAATATGTTCAATGGAAAGCTCCTTGACATCGTCCGAAAGCTCTgggagaaaggaagagaagcGATCAATGAAAGAGAGTGGTGACCCACAGAAGTCTAATGCAACTACTCTTGAACTATCGTTAATGGACATTCACCCAGGGAGAACTGATACAAGCAATCAAGCAAGTGAGAGGAAGAGAAGTAGAGGTTTCATTTCTGATGGTATTTGTGTAGAACAACCCGTTGCTAAAAGATCACCAACCCACAGAGACAAAAGTGGAAATCCTCTGAGAAAATCTGGATTATTGGAGAAACTAGATCTCAATAGCAAATATCAGCATGACATTGATTCAGGTCCAAAAACAATAGACTTGAACTGCAAGGGCCTAGAACGATGCAACGGCTTGGAATCTTGA